The DNA sequence TGGCGCTCGGACTGGTAGCTGTCAATAAGCGCCGCCGGCGCCCTGCCCTTGACAGTGGCGGCCAGCTTCCAGCCCAGGTTCAGGGCATCACCAATACCGGCGTTCAGGCCCTGGGCGCCAAGGGGCGAGTGAATATGGGCACTGTCGCCGGCCAGCAGCACCCGGCCCTGGCGATACTGGGTAACCTGCTTGCATCTGTCGGTAAAAGTAGCCGCCATCTGGATGCTGTTAACGGTGACATCGGTGCCGCTGACCCGGCGCAGCACCGCTTGAAAATGCGCTGCCGTCACCTCCTGGCTGCGGTCAAAGCGGCCGCCGTCGTACTCCATCAGCGCCAGATGGCCGGGGCTGGCCTGCACATACAGGCCATTGGTGGTGTACTGAAAGCCCATGGCCAGCTTTTCCGGGTCGGCCAACTCACAGTGCACGCTATAACCGGTGCAGCTGGCCTCGGTGCCCACAAACTCAAAACCGGCAAGCTTTCGCACCTGGCTGCGGCCGCCGTCGCAGCCCACCAGCCAGCGGCCTTGGTAATGCTGGCCACCGGCCTGCACCACTACCTGGTCCGCGTCCTGCTCCAGGACCGTCACTTCGGCGCCATAAACCACAGTAACGCCGCGCTTGGCCACCTGATGGTTAAGGGCAGTGCAGATGCGCTCCATGTCGGTTTTGGCGGGATAAAGCGCTGGCCCGGCTAGGCGGTAGGGAAAGCGCGCCAGATCCAGTTGGCTGGCATTGACCATGATGCCGGCAAAGTGGCCGCCAAATTGAAAGGGAATGGCCTTATCCGGGCGCTGAGGCCGCTGGTCGGCGTCGTCCACCAGGGCGTCCAACAGCCCCCGGCGGTAGAAGGCCTCTACCGAGTTGCTGTTAACCCCGCGCAGGCCAAGGGGCTTGCTCTTCCAGGGCATCTGGGCGCTGGGCTCTTTTTCCAGTACCAATACAGCGCAATTGGCTAGGGCCAGTTCATGGGCCAGGAAAAGCCCCACCGGGCCAGCCCCGGCGATAATGACGTCATAAAGCTTGTTCATGGAGATTCCTTGCAAGGCCGGGCCTTGGCCCGGGAATAAAAAGGGTTAGCCGGACTCAGGCGGGGCCGAACCAGCGCACCAGCGCCGCCTCGGCAGCGGTCAAATCGACCTCTCCTTCGATCAGCCAGGCCACCACCCCGTCCGGCCTTATCAGCAGCGCCTTAAGGCCAAGGGTGTCTTGGGCTGTATCTGCCAGGTAATCCAGCCGGCCCTGCCAGGGGCGGCAAAGGGCGTGAAGGGCCGGGTTATGGGTAAAGTCCAGCAGCAGGCCACGGCCGGTGTGAAGCCGCTGCCCCAGTCGGTTACCGCTCAACTGAAAGTCCGGGGCGCTGGCGCCCAGCAAGGGGTGGGCCAGGCCCCAGATGCGGCCGATGAAGTAATTGGCCCCGTCCTGGGTGTCAATCAGGTCCTTAACCAAGGCGCCAAGGGCCCGCCCCTGGGGCGACGGGGCCATGACGGCGGCCTGGGCCCGGCTCCAGGCCAGCACCTGGCTGGCGGCCGGGCGCCGCTCCGCTTCATAGCTGTCCAGCAAGCCGGGATTGGCCCAGCCGTTGATACAGGCTGCCAGCTTCCAACCCAGGTTGATGGCATCGCCAAGGCCGGTATTGAGGCCCTGGCCCCCCAGGGGGGAATGGATATGGGCGCTGTCGCCGGCCAGCAGTACCCGCCCCTGACAGTAACGGCTGGCCAGCTTGGCCCGGTCGGTGTGGCTGTGGGCCTGGTGCAGGGCCTTGATGGTGACATCCTGGCCGCTTACCCGGCGCAGCAGGGCCTGGGCATATTCAAGGTCTATGGGCTGGTTGCGGTCAAAGCGGCCCTGGTCGAACTCGGTCACCATCACCAGCCCTTGGCCAGCCTTGGCGTAAAAGCCGGCCGGGGTGGTTTGAAAGCCCGGCTTGAGCTTTTCCGGGTCGGCCAGCTCACAAAGCAGCTGGTAGCCGGTAAAGCTGGGCTCGGTGCCCTCAAAGGCGATGCCCGCCAGCTTGCGTACCTGGCTGCGCCCACCGTCGCAGCCCACCAGCCATTGGCCGGCAAAGGTTTCGCCGCCAGCCTGGACCTGCACGCCACCGTCATGCTGCAAGAGGCCCTGCACTTTCGCGCAGTAGCGAATACTGACCCCCAGCGCCAGGGCCCTTTTGGTCAGCACCCGGTTAAGGGTGGCAAGGTCGGTGAGCGCCGTGCCAAAGGCCGGCCCTGCCAGCCGGTAGGGCCAGCGGGATGGGGTAAACCGTTCTGCGTTTATGGGCAGGCGAGCAAAGTGGCCGGCGGAGCGAAAGCCCCCCTGGGATTTGACATGGGCCAGCCCCTGGCCGGCATCCGCCAGCACCGCGTCCAGCAGGCCGCGACGATACAGGGCTTCCAGGGACGGGGTATTGAGGCCCCTTAGCCCCAAGGGTTGGGCCTTGATGGGGTTGGCATTTGTAGAGTCCCTTTCCAGCACCAGCACCGCCAGGCCAGCCAGACCCAGTTCCGTTGCCAGGAACAGCCCCACAGGGCCGGCGCCGGCAATAATGACATCGTATTGGCTGTGCAAGGTCTCTCCCAAGTTGGCCAAAATTAGAACGACTATAAATTTATAGTCACTTAAAAATTTGATCAAGTTAAATTTTAGCAGCATCATAGGTGCCACCATGCAGGGGAGTAACCGCCTTGGGACTGAGAGAACAGAAGAAGAAACGGACCCGTAAAGCCATTTCCGACATGGCTACGCTGCTCTTTATCGAGCGCGGCTATCACCAGGTCACCACGGCAGAGATCGCCGAAAAGGCCGGAGTGTCGGTGCCGACCCTGTTTAATTATTTCCCCACCAAGGAAGCCTTGGTCTTTGACGAAGACACCGAAATAGAGGCGGGCCTTATCGCCACAGTGGAGAACCGTCAAAGCGGCCAGGGGATACTGGAAGCCCTGATAGCAACCGGCTTTCGCGGCATCGACGTGCACCATGCCGAGCACCAACAGCAAGTAGCGGCCTTTATGGCCCTGGTGGATAACACCCCGGAACTGAGCCGTTACGCCAAGGACATGTGGCTGCGCCACGAAAAAGCCCTGGCCCAGGCCATTTTGCGGACGGTGAAAAATCCCCTGAGCCAGTGCCAGGCCGAAGCCGTGGCGCACTATATCCTCGACGCCTTCCAACGGGCCCTGCGCGCCCCCGACCCGGACCAGGCCCTTGGTGCCCAGCTAAGGCTGCTGGCCAACGGCTGGCCGGAATAAGGCCACGCGTCCCTTGCAAGGGGCGCCAACCTTGAAAACCCCAGGTTATGTCCCCATTTAGCGTTTTACTCGACGCCTGAAATGACCATACTTGGGAAAAGGCCCAGACCAGTGCAGCCAATGCGTAGTTTGCAAAACCATTTTCTGATCGCCACGCCAGCCATGCGGGACCCCTACTTTGCCCGCAGCGTCACCTACTTGTGCGAGCACAATGACGAAGGGGCCATGGGCCTGGTGGTCAACCAGCCGGTCAATATCACCGTCACCGACATGCTGCGCCAGCTCAAGCTGGTGGAGGACGACGAGCCCTCTGAGCTCAGTGGCCGCTATGTGTTCTCCGGCGGCCCGGTCAACCCGGAGCGGGGCTTTGTGATCCACACCTCCAAGCGCGGCTTCAACGCCAGCCTGGCCCTGGGTGACAGCCTGATGGTGACCACCTCCATCGATATCCTGTCGGCCCTGGGGGCCAACCATGGCCCCGAGCGTTTTATGGTGACCCTGGGTTACGCCGGCTGGGAAGCGGGCCAGCTGGAAAAGGAACTGGCCGACAATTCCTGGCTGTTGGTGCCCGCCGACGGCGGCTTTGCCGAAGAACTGCTGTTCAACACTCCTCCTTCCCAGCGCTGGCAAAAGGCCTGCGAACGGCTGGGCTTTGATATTTGGCAACTGTCCAACGACGTGGGGCACGCCTGATGCCCCAGACCGTTATTGCATTTGACCACGGAGCCAAAAGCATCGGCGTGGCCGTGGGCCAGGACGTGACCGGCTCGGCCCAGCCTTTGGCCGCCATCAAGGCGGTGGATGGCCAGCCCAATTGGGAGCTGGTGGAAAAGGTGCTTAAGGAGTGGCAGCCCGACCTGCTGGTGGTGGGCCTGCCGCTCAACATGGATGGCACCGAACAGAACACCACGGCCTCAGCCAAGAAATTTGCCGGGCGCCTTCATGGCCGCTTTGGCCTTGAGGTAATGACCCAGGACGAGCGCCTGACCACGGCCTCGGCCAAGGAATGGCTCTTTGAAAACGGCGGTTACAGCGCCTTGGAAAAGGGCAAGATTGATTCGGTGTCCGCCTGCCTTATTCTCGAGTCCTGGTTTGAAAGCCAGTACTGAGTCCCCTTGAAAAAGGCGCCCTTGGGGCGCCTTTTTTGTCAGTAGCTACAGACTTGGGTCCAGTCACTGCTGCCCGGTGTGGCCTGGGTCCACCATTTGGCCTGCCAGACCGTGGCGCTGTGGGTCATCCGGTCGCCCTGGTTGGCATGGTCAGGGTTGCCGGCCCAGTCCAGCTGGGGCCAATTGGGATAGGCCGGGTAACTGGCCGGGTCCACCCCTTGAGCGGCGCAGTCGCCGGAACCGGTGCCGCCGTCGCCATCACCACCATCATTGCCGCCGCCCAGCACCGCCTCAGGCAGGACGGGGAAATCCGCTTTGAGGCCCAGGGTTTGCCCGGCCACCTCGATGCGTACCCCAGAAGGCACGCCGGCGGCGGGCAGGTAGTAGACCAGGGCCACGTCCACCGACGCCCCCGGCGCCAGGGTCTGCCAGGCCGGCAGGGTCAGGGCCACCTGGTGAAAGTCCTGCTCGTTGCTGATGCCTTCGGAGTTGTCGTTGCCGCCGCTCTGGGTCACCGCCAGCCCCATACCGCTTTGGTCACTGATGGTATCGGAGGTGGAGGTGGGCACCAGGAAGCTGACCTTGGCCCCGCCCGGCAGGGTTTGGCTGGAATGGTTGGTCAGGGTCAGGGTGGGGTTGATGGGGTAGTTGGCGTCGCCGTCCTTGAAGCCGGACAGGGCCAGGGCCAGATCCAACTGGGCAGCCGGGGCGGCCAGGTCGTTCTGGGCCAGGTTGGCCGGGGCGGCGTTGGCAAAGCGGTTGTAGGCCAGGGTGGTGAGGGTGTCCCCTGGGCCATACTCGTTCTTGGCCGCGTCAAAGGCGTAGTCCCCGGCCATTTCCCAGAACATCACGCCCCCCAGGCCCCGCTGCACTACGTAGTCGAGCTTGGCGGCCATGGACTGCTCGTCCTCGGTG is a window from the Gallaecimonas xiamenensis 3-C-1 genome containing:
- a CDS encoding FAD-dependent monooxygenase, which gives rise to MNKLYDVIIAGAGPVGLFLAHELALANCAVLVLEKEPSAQMPWKSKPLGLRGVNSNSVEAFYRRGLLDALVDDADQRPQRPDKAIPFQFGGHFAGIMVNASQLDLARFPYRLAGPALYPAKTDMERICTALNHQVAKRGVTVVYGAEVTVLEQDADQVVVQAGGQHYQGRWLVGCDGGRSQVRKLAGFEFVGTEASCTGYSVHCELADPEKLAMGFQYTTNGLYVQASPGHLALMEYDGGRFDRSQEVTAAHFQAVLRRVSGTDVTVNSIQMAATFTDRCKQVTQYRQGRVLLAGDSAHIHSPLGAQGLNAGIGDALNLGWKLAATVKGRAPAALIDSYQSERHPVASWVLDWTRAQVACMAPGPQGEALAQLLRDLIQTDDGANHFLGKLWGLTLRYELGDSHPLVGASAPDLELTDGSRLGPKMADGQGLLVTLGDDRDLAGLCRGRAGLEYLALAAKDNLGLGAMLIRPDGIVAWVSEAGSPADLGAAQAAIARWFGQ
- the ruvX gene encoding Holliday junction resolvase RuvX — protein: MPQTVIAFDHGAKSIGVAVGQDVTGSAQPLAAIKAVDGQPNWELVEKVLKEWQPDLLVVGLPLNMDGTEQNTTASAKKFAGRLHGRFGLEVMTQDERLTTASAKEWLFENGGYSALEKGKIDSVSACLILESWFESQY
- a CDS encoding YqgE/AlgH family protein is translated as MRSLQNHFLIATPAMRDPYFARSVTYLCEHNDEGAMGLVVNQPVNITVTDMLRQLKLVEDDEPSELSGRYVFSGGPVNPERGFVIHTSKRGFNASLALGDSLMVTTSIDILSALGANHGPERFMVTLGYAGWEAGQLEKELADNSWLLVPADGGFAEELLFNTPPSQRWQKACERLGFDIWQLSNDVGHA
- a CDS encoding TetR/AcrR family transcriptional regulator, with amino-acid sequence MGLREQKKKRTRKAISDMATLLFIERGYHQVTTAEIAEKAGVSVPTLFNYFPTKEALVFDEDTEIEAGLIATVENRQSGQGILEALIATGFRGIDVHHAEHQQQVAAFMALVDNTPELSRYAKDMWLRHEKALAQAILRTVKNPLSQCQAEAVAHYILDAFQRALRAPDPDQALGAQLRLLANGWPE
- a CDS encoding FAD-dependent oxidoreductase, whose translation is MHSQYDVIIAGAGPVGLFLATELGLAGLAVLVLERDSTNANPIKAQPLGLRGLNTPSLEALYRRGLLDAVLADAGQGLAHVKSQGGFRSAGHFARLPINAERFTPSRWPYRLAGPAFGTALTDLATLNRVLTKRALALGVSIRYCAKVQGLLQHDGGVQVQAGGETFAGQWLVGCDGGRSQVRKLAGIAFEGTEPSFTGYQLLCELADPEKLKPGFQTTPAGFYAKAGQGLVMVTEFDQGRFDRNQPIDLEYAQALLRRVSGQDVTIKALHQAHSHTDRAKLASRYCQGRVLLAGDSAHIHSPLGGQGLNTGLGDAINLGWKLAACINGWANPGLLDSYEAERRPAASQVLAWSRAQAAVMAPSPQGRALGALVKDLIDTQDGANYFIGRIWGLAHPLLGASAPDFQLSGNRLGQRLHTGRGLLLDFTHNPALHALCRPWQGRLDYLADTAQDTLGLKALLIRPDGVVAWLIEGEVDLTAAEAALVRWFGPA